A window of Myxococcales bacterium contains these coding sequences:
- a CDS encoding SDR family oxidoreductase yields the protein MAMNDKTVVVTGANQGIGRVTAKELARMGARVALVCRNAEKGQAVVREIEAAGGKAELVVADLSIQDEVRKAGRELREKLETIDVLVNNAGVLVTERRVTKDGIEETLALNHLAYFLLTHELLEPLTKAKSARIVNVSSRAHLRAKPNLDDIQFSRGYSMITAYSHSKLLNVLFTYELARRLEGTNVTANCLHPGVIASGFAQTYGGFVATLAKLARPFLMTTEEGAKTQIYLASSPEVAGVTGRYFDRCKAVRSSSASYDVDTQKRLWEISEKLVFVRDKSLWGTYAKA from the coding sequence ATGGCGATGAACGACAAAACCGTGGTGGTCACCGGGGCGAACCAGGGCATCGGCAGGGTGACGGCCAAGGAGCTCGCGCGCATGGGCGCACGGGTCGCGCTCGTGTGCCGAAACGCCGAGAAGGGCCAGGCCGTCGTCCGAGAGATCGAGGCCGCGGGCGGCAAGGCGGAGCTCGTCGTCGCCGATCTCTCGATCCAAGACGAGGTGCGCAAGGCCGGCCGCGAGCTCCGCGAGAAGCTCGAGACGATCGACGTGCTCGTGAACAACGCCGGGGTGCTCGTCACCGAGCGGCGTGTCACGAAGGACGGCATCGAAGAGACGCTGGCGCTGAACCACCTCGCCTACTTCCTGCTCACCCACGAGCTGCTCGAGCCGCTCACCAAAGCGAAGAGCGCGCGCATCGTGAACGTGAGCTCGAGGGCCCACCTCCGCGCCAAACCGAACCTCGACGACATCCAGTTCTCGCGCGGGTATTCCATGATCACCGCGTACTCGCACTCGAAGCTCCTCAACGTGCTCTTCACGTACGAGCTCGCGCGGCGCCTCGAGGGCACGAACGTCACCGCGAACTGCCTCCACCCCGGGGTCATCGCGTCGGGCTTCGCGCAGACGTACGGCGGCTTCGTGGCGACGCTGGCCAAGCTCGCGCGCCCCTTCCTGATGACCACCGAAGAGGGCGCCAAGACGCAGATCTACCTCGCGTCGTCGCCCGAGGTCGCAGGCGTCACGGGCCGCTACTTCGACCGCTGCAAGGCCGTGCGCTCGAGCAGCGCCAGCTACGACGTCGACACCCAAAAGCGCCTCTGGGAGATCTCCGAGAAGCTCGTGTTCGTGCGCGACAAGAGCCTCTGGGGCACCTACGCCAAGGCGTGA